The nucleotide sequence AGGCTTGGGAAGgtttaatcaatatttgtgaacatgagctactctctctctcaaagccaggaACAAAAGTCTCAGAGTCTCACTCTTGTGATGTCATAAGGTctaagtctggagctgctccatagacaaacaatgggagGCTGATTCTGCAGACCcaaataatgtttgttttcctttttaaaaccCAAAAGgggttttattctattttagtGTCCCCAGTTCTGAAATTTGAGTTTTatcactctagtttttggatttgagaAAGAGCTAATAtgtttggactgtcttagaccataggaataacatgtatgatttttttaatggatgCAGGTCCCTTTTAACAAGAGGGtcagatgttttcttttgtaatattttaatatgaaaTTTGCTTGCTGTCGGATAAATGTTGTAGAGTAAAAAAGACTGTATTTCTATCTGGAGTGCTGTGTGTTGAACCCAGCGCTCAAATAATGGTGCACGTACCTTCTTCTTGAGTACAGTGGGCTACTTGAATAAATATACTGCTACAGTATAAAGTATTTTCAGTCTCTTGAATTAAATAATTTCCTATTGCAGGGGTGTCAAGGATTTGAGGACATCGGGGCcttagcctggacctctgtCGGTGGTTCTTAGGGTGTCTGGATATTTCCtagattaataataaaattggGATGTTGAAAATATTGGTAATTGTTAGTAATTAGTATTGATTAAAAACAGAATACTTTGCAACTGCTTTCATTGAAATTTAGAGAATTTTGGGGTGCTTGTACTGgattatttccattttatgctacttcatACTTCTGCTCCaccacatctcagagggaaatattgtaccttttactccactacatttatttgtctgctttagttactttgaaaACTTTGACTGATATTACAAACTATAATCATCTAATAAATGACGATGTATACTtacagattaaactacccagcgGTATTATAAATCTCCACCTTTAACAGCTGCAACACTGAAGTCACACAAAATGTACTGCTTGAATGACACAGAGGACGCAAAGGCTGCATTTTTGATCAACAATATGATATTATTTTCAAGGGATATAATGCATGAATGAAATGCAGTTCAGTTCAATAGAACTTGATTTATCCTGAAgaaaattcttgtgccagagaatgcttaaaattacagtaacacaaatCATAGTAACAACAATTTACATTCACAAACCTGTAACAATGGTCACACACTGgccctagtttttttttttttttttaattatagaGTATTAAACATcagtcaaaatattaaaaaatataccaGATATAACGTGTTTAAGgagttaaaaaagcaaaaaacagtgCCTAATAGAGTAACAATAGAAGTAAGATTAGTACAAGAGCAGAGTGTGCGTGATAATAGTTATATTGTGCATTTAATATATAACAATGTGAAGAAGTATTGCATATAACATTGAGACACTAATACTGCATATGACATTGACAAGTGATCATAATATTAGAAAAGTAATATTGCACAAGATAATAAAAAGTAGCATGTAAAAGTGATAGTGCAGCTAATATAGGTCAATATTATTGTCAGTGTCCTTTGTTTCAGCCCTCCTCCCTACAGCAGAGGCAGGGGTtatacagtttgatggccacaggtaGAAAAGATCTCAAGTGGAGCTCTGTGGTGCTCCTGGGTGGCCTCTGTCTATGGCTGAATGTGCTCTGGTGACTCATGAGTGAAATGACACATTACTAGATCCGgggcttttttgttgtttttcttaggcctatttttaattatttatttttttgaatatCTATAAAGCCTTTTGAGATCTGGGGttattcataaaacatttggGGGCTGAAGCCTCGGACACCCAGGCCCAACAACGCCACTGTCCTATTGTGATGTAGCCTACCCAAACTGGTTTACGAGGGAGCGCCCTCTCCTCGGCATTTTCCGGCTCTTTCCGTCGATGTTGATGTTGGGCTCGGCACCGCCTCTCCCAGACTGCTTTATGTCTGGCAGCAGAGACCATGCGCGGTCGCCATATTACGGAGCACCCCTCCCCTTCAGTCCCGTCACAGCACAGAGCCACAGCAGCGGTGCAGGAGGCTACATCCTGAACAACGCTACCGCTGGGGAGGACCAGTGATACAGCAAAACCAAGACCAAAACGAGGACTCAGTGGAATGGATTAAACCGTTGTACACCGCTGTTAAGTGATCGTAGTCGGTTTTACATCGCTGTGCACCGGATAAAAGGTTGcttgtttacattttcttttctttgaacAAATTCAGCAGCTAAAACGACTCGCTATAGTCTGTGTTTAGCTAGCCGGTGATGGAGACTGGCAGCTAGCTAGCTGACGTTACTCCTCTGTCAGGCTAGCATCTAATATAAGGCTAACTTACTTAGCAGCTATTCTGCGTTTAATACCAGCGGCTGTTACAACATAGTTTCTCGGCAGAAAGCCCACAAAATGTTAGCTTGTGTTTAACAAAGGCACAAACGGATAACACTGGTAGTTAGCCGGCGAATTAACATTGGCATCAGCTGACGTTAGCTCGCTAGCTACTCAGCAAGCAGCCACTAGCTTCTTTTGCCTCGCTAACTGTCACCGGAGAACACTGGATCGTGTATGAGAGGCTGTAAATACTGGCACAACTTTGTCTGATAATCCAGAACAGCCGGttcagatatttatttttttcgaTCGTGTTGTCTGTTGATCGTAGTTTAGTCAAAACGGCGCCGTTAACGAACTGCAAGTTTATCACATACTGTCAGAGACCAACTACCCCCCGGATTCTCTCGAAATGCATCATCCGGACCCTGCAGGAGACTCTGGCAGTGTTAGAAAGATGGCGCATCCGGCTGTCTTTCACAGAAGGGGTAGCAACACGGGCAGCGGGAGCGGCTCCGCGCTGTCAGCACCGGCAAACCCGGTGGTCAATAACAGCCACGTCCCCGCCGATGATTATCAGCCCTCCCTGTTGATTCAGTGCCAACCTCCTGCTGGTTCATCCTCCCCGGGTCCCCATCACATCCCACCCCACAGCCTGAATCTGCAGCCCCAGCCCACACAGTCGACTGGAGCTCAGATAAAGAAGAAGAGTGGCTTCCAGATCACAAGTGTGACTCCAGCACAAATATCTGTGAGTACCAACAACAGTATTGCAGAAGACACAGAGAGCTATGATGACCTGGATGAGTCCCACACAGAGGATCTCTCTTCTTCAGAAATCCTGGATGTGTCCCTCTCCCGGGCTAATGACATAGtgggagcagagaggagctcCTCGGAGGAGACGCTGAATAATTTCCATGACGCAGAGACCCCTGGAGCTGTCTCCCCCAACCAGCCTTCACACCCCCATGCCCTGAACCAGGCTCAGCAGCATGGTGGGACCATGGTGAATGGGACTGTGCACCATCAACATCCAAATCATCCTAACCATGCCCAGGTCTACCCTCTGTCCTCTGGGCCTGGGAGCACCCCATCTGCCCTCACTTCTGGAGCTTTACCTTGTGTCACCCAGAAAATGCCTTCTAACATGGGGGTCCCTCAAGAGAATGTTTCCCAGGCTGCCCCTCCAAGTATTGTTGCTCAGCCCGTGGGGGTTGTGGCCCCGGGATCTGTCCCTGGAATGCACAGCTCTGCTACGGGCACTACAGTTAGCATAGTTAATCCCCAGACCAGCACTGTTAGTAATGTGAATATGTTGATCTCTGCCAACGTGCCTGTGAGAGGGGGGATCAGCACGAGTGTTAGCAGTAGCAGTGGTGGCTTTCCTCTCAATGTGATAAGCGGCAGTGGGgggagtggaggtggaggtggtggtgttgCAGCTGGGGGTAACCTTATCACCACcactaatgtcagcatgatccAGCAACCCCAAAACATCAACTCCAATATCGCTATGACTACTacaactactgctgctgctgtcagtgccTCTGGAGGGATTGGACTCTCTGGTGGGATCCAGGGAAGAGTTGGGTCTGCTGTGCCCCCGCCTGTGAGTGCCCCTGTCACAGCTGTGGCCACAGTCTCTGTCCCATCTGCTCCTGCCCCAACTCCAGCCCCTGCAGTGGCTACCACCAGTTCCCGCTTCAGGGTGGTGAAGCTGGACTCTAGCTCTGAACCCTTTAAGAAGGGCAGATGGACATGCACTGAATTCTATGACAAGGAGACCCCGGCTTCTGCTCCCAGCTCTGCTGCATCTGATACTGGGTCTCTCAGCATGCGTCAGTTTGTCTCTGAGAGCTTTGCTGGGGCCTCAGAGAGGGAAAGCACAAGTGGTAGTTCTGTGAGTAGCACTATGAGTACATTGAGCCATTATACTGAGAGTGTGTGCAGTGGAGAGGCTGGGGGACCCCCAGTCCCCCAGCATGCCCAGGATTACGCCTCCCCTCCTCAGGGCTTTCAAGGAATCCTCCCCAGTGGCTTAAGCATGGGAGTGTCCCAACCTCACATGCACCCCCAGGATATTACCCATTCACATTTGAAGACTACTGTGGCACCCTCGGCTCCCACTAGCATTCATCAGCCTGCTCCCATGCCAGGTCATCAGACTGCCACTGGACTCCCTACGCAGGCTGTACCCCAGCAGCAGCTCACTTACGCCCAGGCAGTTGCTAATCAATCCTCAGGCTCCACACAGGGCTTAGTGGgtgttcagcagcagcaggtcggCTATGCCACCATGCCACAGCAACCATCTGCTACCCCCCAAGCTGCCCAAGCGCAGGTGAGGCCACCCGAGTACACCCACCCACACCAAGGTATCCCCCAGGCTGCAGCTTCTCAACCTCTGCCCAACCAAGCTGGATCAGTTCCCTCGGGGTCAGCTAATGGAGCATGTCAGATGATGGGAGGCCCGCAGCAGTCACAGGCACTTCTTCACTCACAGGCCCAGCAGCCCTCCTCCCTTCAGTCCGCCACCTCCAGTATGCCCCCTCATGCTGGAGCACCAGGTCTTGGCCAGCAGCCTCAGAGCCACCCAGGCCATCTGGACTGCCAGCAGCAGAAGCCACAGTCACTCCAAACACAAATCCAAAACCCTGGCCTGGGCACCCAGCTGCCCACAACAGTCCACCAGAGCCAAGTGTCTGCACCAAGTGTGCCTCCTCCAAACCCTCAGAGCGCTCCCCAGACCCAGCCCCAAGCCCACAACACTGGGAACAGTGGTAGGATGCCCCAGCAGGGTGTTCCACAGAGCCAACTGTCTTGTGTCAGCATGTCCCAGGACCACAGCAGCGCCCTGGCCCTGGCTCATGCTGCCCAGGCCAGTGCCCTCTACGCTAGTCTGCCCACCTTCACCACCACTCAGCTGCAGGATGCCCAGCGGCTGCTCTTCCAGCACCAGTCGGCTTTGTTGGGGCTGCCCAAGCTGTCCGGAGGAGAGGCTGGATCTGGATCCAGCACTGGCCAGGGTCAAGAAGCCGAGGTCAACGCCGCTGCCGCCAGTGCCTTAACTGCATCAGCTGGTCTCAAGGCTGTggatggagaggaggatggGTAAGAGATTCAATTTCCTCACTTTTGTCACttctttgtttatttgattGGTTGTAATCAGATTTTACTAGTGTTAAATCATGTGTATCtgttacatgtgtgtttgtagacCAACTCAGCATTCAGAGTCTGTTTAAAGCTGGATGATTTCACTGGTTGCTGTGGCAGCTGTGAGGAAAGAAAAGTGTTATTGTTTTCCCAGCTAGCCAGCAGGCAGTTGCCAGGCTGccacagtctgtctgtctgtcctctgtctgtggGACACAGTGCAGGGCTCAGCTGGATGTGACGTCTCTTGTCTTCATCAAGTGGCTGCAGTGATTCGACATTTTACCTAGCCTGACTCCTTGCTTAAACCCCGACTGTCTGTCTGCCTTACAGGGCACAATTTCTGCTGGGTGCACAGTTCACCGTACATACTGTCTCAGcacatttgttgttgaaaagCAGGAAACAAGGCGGAGGTTGTATGATTATTTAATCAGAGAccgaagagagagggaggctgcAAATATGATAGAAATAAATAGTTTCATTCGACAGATGAGACAAAACATTACGGGcaatatttaattttgttttacaggcTATTTTCAAAGCTAACTTTAAATGAACTCATGAAGAAGAGATGGTGGTTTCCTTGTTGACGTGAAAAGTATAGCGCAGTAGTACTTTTCCTTCACTAAGAGCTTATTGATTTTATTAAGAGCTCACTCTCACTCCTCTCAccatctctctttttcctccatctctctctgtcactcagcTGAAAAGTCTCGTGGAATGTCCCCCTAATACGTTTTAAGAACTGATTTTGAGGTTACGGGGGAATTTTAATCACCcggcagcagcaacagcaggaaATTGCCCACATTTCAGTCACTCTTACAATCTTAAGCCCATTTTCCCAACCTCTTAAAATGTTATTACCTTGGCTTTAAGATGCTGTGCATACCCGAGTTATAATTATAAAGATGAGTTTATTACTGGACTGGTTTACATTACTGGGTCTGTAGAGATTAACGTGGATGTAATCATGCTAGTTTTGTTTCAGTCTGTCTTTATGGGCCAGCTAGATGGAAACTGAAGGATGGCTACTGTTATCACATGACGTTTAACTCAGAGGAATGTGAAATCTATGGGGATCAGGTGGATTATTGTCTTTGATGATAAGTAGCATTTGGGTGAAACCAAAGCCCTTGTTTCAAACAAGAAGATTGTCTTGGTGAATTAGGCTCACGGCTGGTTTCTCGGTAGTTTACCTGCTGTCACGAGAATGCAAATAGGTAACAGAAGTCTGTTTGCGCAGTAAGGGGTGGCTGCAACTGGAACTGGTTGTTTCTCTTCCATTCTTAACCAGTGACACCCATTGACACAAAACAGTGCAAACTCAGAGATGACAGCACAGCCTCATCAGCTGATGCAAACATGCTTGCCCATGCACCCTTAGGGCTCATTGATACTccctttacatacaaaaatagataCGTCCATTTCAAAGATTGTGaacgtcactgccctcatacttccatgtgtcctttatgttggc is from Epinephelus moara isolate mb chromosome 7, YSFRI_EMoa_1.0, whole genome shotgun sequence and encodes:
- the LOC126393563 gene encoding TSC22 domain family protein 1-like isoform X1 gives rise to the protein MHHPDPAGDSGSVRKMAHPAVFHRRGSNTGSGSGSALSAPANPVVNNSHVPADDYQPSLLIQCQPPAGSSSPGPHHIPPHSLNLQPQPTQSTGAQIKKKSGFQITSVTPAQISVSTNNSIAEDTESYDDLDESHTEDLSSSEILDVSLSRANDIVGAERSSSEETLNNFHDAETPGAVSPNQPSHPHALNQAQQHGGTMVNGTVHHQHPNHPNHAQVYPLSSGPGSTPSALTSGALPCVTQKMPSNMGVPQENVSQAAPPSIVAQPVGVVAPGSVPGMHSSATGTTVSIVNPQTSTVSNVNMLISANVPVRGGISTSVSSSSGGFPLNVISGSGGSGGGGGGVAAGGNLITTTNVSMIQQPQNINSNIAMTTTTTAAAVSASGGIGLSGGIQGRVGSAVPPPVSAPVTAVATVSVPSAPAPTPAPAVATTSSRFRVVKLDSSSEPFKKGRWTCTEFYDKETPASAPSSAASDTGSLSMRQFVSESFAGASERESTSGSSVSSTMSTLSHYTESVCSGEAGGPPVPQHAQDYASPPQGFQGILPSGLSMGVSQPHMHPQDITHSHLKTTVAPSAPTSIHQPAPMPGHQTATGLPTQAVPQQQLTYAQAVANQSSGSTQGLVGVQQQQVGYATMPQQPSATPQAAQAQVRPPEYTHPHQGIPQAAASQPLPNQAGSVPSGSANGACQMMGGPQQSQALLHSQAQQPSSLQSATSSMPPHAGAPGLGQQPQSHPGHLDCQQQKPQSLQTQIQNPGLGTQLPTTVHQSQVSAPSVPPPNPQSAPQTQPQAHNTGNSGRMPQQGVPQSQLSCVSMSQDHSSALALAHAAQASALYASLPTFTTTQLQDAQRLLFQHQSALLGLPKLSGGEAGSGSSTGQGQEAEVNAAAASALTASAGLKAVDGEEDGSSGASVVAIDNKIEQAMDLVKSHLMYAVREEVEVLKEQIKELIDRNSQLEQENTLLKTLASPEQMAQFQAQVQTGSPPAPPTAATPGPPSAAALAQPTSHSSGPSA